In the Desulfonatronovibrio hydrogenovorans DSM 9292 genome, GCCAGCCAGAAACTGGGCATGGCAAAACCAATGAACACCAAAATGGTCATGGAGCGGTCAAACCACCCCCCCTGGTAAAGGGCGGAAAAGACTCCGATAGGGATGCTTATTCCCAGGATGAGCACCAGGGAAATGATGTTCAGGCTGAGGGTCAGGGGAAGGCGTTCCTTGATTTTGTCCCAGACCGGGCGGTGATCACCACTCAGGGACTGGCCGAAATCAAGCTTGACAATTCTTTTGACCCAGTTTGCATACTGGATGTGAACCGGATCGTCCAGGCCGTAAATCTTTTCCAGACGTTCCCTGGCCTCGGCTCCGGCAGTTGGACTCAGGGTGGTCTGCATGTCCGTGGGAGAGCCCGGGGCAAGATGAATGATCCAGAAGCTCAGGACAGTTATCCCGAAAAATACCGTGCTCAGCCAGAGTATTTTGGCAAGTAGCCGTTTAACTAAAATCACCTGTCTAGGTCCGGTTACTGTTCTATTTTAAGCTCCCTGGACATGAGCTCCTCAACAGCTCTCCGGGGATTTTTCCGTTCAAAAAGCACTGCGTTCACCTGCTGGGTTATGGGCATGTCTACACCCAGTTCCGTGCTCAGACGATGGACTGATTCCGTGGTCTTGACTCCTTCGGCAACGGTCTTTTTTTCGGCCAGGATTTCATCCAGGGTTTTGCCCCTTCCCAGTTCAAGCCCCACCTGCCGGTTACGACTGAGATCTCCGGTGCAGGTCAGGACCAGATCGCCCATTCCGGACAGACCCATGAATGTCTTTTCCCTTCCCCCCAGGGCCACTCCCAGCCGACTCATTTCCACAAGTCCCCTGGTGATCAGGGCTGCCCTGGCATCATGTCCGAATTCCAGACCGTCTGAAATCCCGGCAGCAATGGCCATGATATTTTTCAGGGCCCCGCCAAGTTCCACCCCGCGAAAATCGGGATTGGCATAAACCCGGAAAAAATCCGTAGACATGATGTCCTGCAGTGTCCTGCCAAGGTCCAGATCACTGCAGCCAAGGCTGACTGCAGTGGGGAGTCTCCGGCTGACTTCATGTGCAAAGGATGGACCTGAAATAACAGCATACCTGGGTTCAAGGCCCTCAAGAGCTTCCTGGATCACGCTGGACTGAGGCTTCAGGGTGGTCAGTTCCACCCCCTTGCTGGCACAGATCATGACAGGACTATCAGGAAAGATGTCTTTAAATGACTCCAGGATGCTGCGCATGAACTGACAGGGTATGACTACCAGAAAATAATCTGCGCCCTGGATGATTTCTTCGGCGTCACTGCTAACCTTCAGGTCTGGGCAGATTTTTATCCCGGGCAGATACCAGGTGTTTTCCTTTTTTGCCTTAATCTCCCGGCATAATTCATCTTCCCTGACCCACAACCCCACCTTCAAACCCTTTCTGCACAGCATATCCGCCAGGGTGGTTCCCCAGCTTCCTCCTCCAAGCACTGCAACCTTTATCATGTTCATTTTTCTCCGTTGTGATGAGTAAATTATACCAGGTACCCTGAGTTTGTCAGGCACAGAATCAATTTTGGGAGATCATGTCCTGTGAGCCAGGGACAAGTACAGGTCCCTGTAACCTTATCTCGCTGGGTGAAGAATCCGATTCATTCCCAACTGTTCTGCACATACCTGAATATTTCTGTAATTTTGCGGTAGCGGACTGGGGAAAACGGCCCCTGGGAAGCCGTGACCTGACACGGTCCATGGCTTTCATAGGTACTTTCAATATACTGCATGATCCCGATGAACGGAGTCATGCCTGAATTGGTAGGCTTGACTTCAACGGTAATGGTGGATGGATCGACCTTCAGATAACGTCCCACAAACAGGGCGTCCCTGGCTTCAATAAATATATTTTCCGGGGTGTGCACGAAACTGCGGTTGATGGTCCTGATCCTGATGTGGGCAAAGTCAAGAAAATGGGAGTGGAGAGAATGATCTTTGGCAAGAACAGCCGACACCTCCTGGGTCCTCCCCTGACAGGGAAAGCTCACCAGCAGGGCCAGAATAAATAAAGTAAAGATTGGGTTCTTTTTCATGTTATTCATTCAGACGAGTTACTATTAATAATGAGCCCTCCTGATCAAAAAAGCCCGGCAGTCAAAATTGACTGCCGGGCAGCACTGGTTATTCGAGGTGCATTTCAACCCTGCGGTTGAGAGACCTGCCTTCTCTGG is a window encoding:
- a CDS encoding NAD(P)H-dependent glycerol-3-phosphate dehydrogenase; the encoded protein is MKVAVLGGGSWGTTLADMLCRKGLKVGLWVREDELCREIKAKKENTWYLPGIKICPDLKVSSDAEEIIQGADYFLVVIPCQFMRSILESFKDIFPDSPVMICASKGVELTTLKPQSSVIQEALEGLEPRYAVISGPSFAHEVSRRLPTAVSLGCSDLDLGRTLQDIMSTDFFRVYANPDFRGVELGGALKNIMAIAAGISDGLEFGHDARAALITRGLVEMSRLGVALGGREKTFMGLSGMGDLVLTCTGDLSRNRQVGLELGRGKTLDEILAEKKTVAEGVKTTESVHRLSTELGVDMPITQQVNAVLFERKNPRRAVEELMSRELKIEQ